In Magallana gigas chromosome 1, xbMagGiga1.1, whole genome shotgun sequence, the sequence catcaaacaatttcaattcttttcttcaaatgaaaaCTCAactttgacacttgttttttaaattgaaaatcctcttttctgacatgtgtcaagcattctgatttaaactgtcccaatatatgtatatacactctgcaagtatagggattattttgcttaaaggcactactttgttgtcctaacgattctaaaaatagttagagggatatacccattTTGGTAATAACAATGATATTGAAATCTGTATAGAACAATCAGTGTGTCTTATGTATTGGATAtaaaatacaagaaatattttttaaagaaaaacagacACACGGTACTTTGTAATgtactaaatttcatttttctgaaAAGTTGACTGAAAATTCAGGTAAAAGGTATTACCTAATTGAAATAgcttgaataaataatataatttctgatattttttttgaataatAATGACTATTTCCGAATTCATTTAGAGAGATTCgtttagctcattttttttaacaaatcggcttttaaaaaaaaatgaacgcATATATGATCTTATGCAATAtcagatgaattttttaaaaaataatctgtcTTGGAATTCATGTAAACATTCCCATGGTATTTGcaacaatttttcaaatcttGATAAAACTATTGAAATGATGAGAAATGAccgaaaatttgaaatttactttataaatttttaaaccgTCACTTTAATACTTGCTGTCAGGAGTGTGTTTAGGTTATAATAACTCGCAAACTTGCTTTAATATGTCTGCTTAACTGACGGGAACTAtaattgcaaagaaaaaaatcacttaTGTGATTATTAAAAAGGGAcggctttttgatgattttttttcaatctaggTTTCTACCATCGGACGAGTAAACCATTTGCAAGGAAATGTTTATCCGTTTCCAGGAGTTGCCCAAATGGCACCTGGTGTTGCACAAGTAGCACCAGTTGTTGCACAGGTTGCAGCTGGAGTCGCACAAGGTGCATCTGGAGTCGCACAAGTTTCACCTGGAGCTTTAGTTAACCCCTATGCCAATTACTATCGCATGCTTATGCAATATTATCAATCTCTAAATGCTAACCGAAATCAGTTCATCGGAAACCCACTTTTGAACAACCAAAACTTGGCGATGGGTGCAATAAGGGCTCGGCAACAAGCTGCCACTATTCATAATGTCGATTACAACATCTTTACGAAGAAGAAGGACGACTATGATAAATATCCACCAAACAAACACGACAAGTATCCGGACGGACATTACAAAGACAAACATCCAGGTGACTATCCGGACGGCCATTACAAAGACAAACACCCAGGCGACTATCCGGACGGCCATTACAAAGACAAACACCCAGGCGACTATCCGGACGGACATTACAATGACAAACATCCAGGCGACTATCCGGATGGAACATACAAAGAGCACGACAAATATCCGCATGATCCATATGGTACTATCTATCCACCTGGATATCATCATGGCAAACATCCAAAGGATTATCCCCTTGGTCCTCACCATGATAAATACCCAGAGGGCAAATATTCCCATAAAGACGATAAGTATCCAACTGACCTTTACCCTAaagataaatatcaaaatggaaaatatatgGGCATTCATACTAGTCCTCATCATGACATATATCCACATGAATACACTACAGGTGATAAATATTCGGATGGACAATATAAAGAAACCTACCCTAGTGGACATATGCATGACAAATATCCAAACGGCAAAAAAGATGATCATTATCATAAAGATAAGTAtccaaatgaaaaatacatgggCATTCACAGTAACTACCACCATGACGTATATCCAGATAACAAATATCCTGACGGACACTATACGGGATACC encodes:
- the LOC117687858 gene encoding uncharacterized protein, encoding MMSPLLVIVGILLPVSTIGRVNHLQGNVYPFPGVAQMAPGVAQVAPVVAQVAAGVAQGASGVAQVSPGALVNPYANYYRMLMQYYQSLNANRNQFIGNPLLNNQNLAMGAIRARQQAATIHNVDYNIFTKKKDDYDKYPPNKHDKYPDGHYKDKHPGDYPDGHYKDKHPGDYPDGHYKDKHPGDYPDGHYNDKHPGDYPDGTYKEHDKYPHDPYGTIYPPGYHHGKHPKDYPLGPHHDKYPEGKYSHKDDKYPTDLYPKDKYQNGKYMGIHTSPHHDIYPHEYTTGDKYSDGQYKETYPSGHMHDKYPNGKKDDHYHKDKYPNEKYMGIHSNYHHDVYPDNKYPDGHYTGYRHDKYPGGKYPDRHYKGSYHDKYPSDYLHDKKHIRPHSHHGRLGGTDSLVEFGLPVSDVGRGIRRGGLTGLFDDVVGVPGRRSRAGGLFSGSIPDHSVGIARGLLDVGPFSSSRRHGHIHLPHKGNDYDNKYPHGPQHKNHKYETYPKKDYKYSTGQTYETYHKKDYKHKVGHKYETYPKKDYKHSISHKYETYPKKDTYPKTHIGSGYPPHGTMRYPKRPYDAHSHLYGDMKYKKKDYKIHGDNYKKVKSKKTY